The genomic window CGATCGGTATTTTTGCAACTTTTTCATGCCATTCCCTTTGCTTTTTAGTTAGGGTAAACAAGAACCGAATCATATCATGGACAAAATGCCTTTTATCTACTTCTTTCGTAAACCCATCATTTAGCTTTCTTTGCATATAAAATTCTTCGATCAGGCTGCAAGTTAGATTGTTATCAACCCAATCTTCGGGAGCTTCAAAAAGACACTCGGCTTCAGAAGGAGAAAGCTTATCTTTTAGATATTCAAGGGCTTCTGAAAGAGAAATCCCCAAGTTTTTAGGCCTTAGGTTATCGTGAACGCCATTTGTCATCAGGATAAGAGAGTCTCCTTCTTTTGCAAGGAAATGCAAAAGAGTCAAGTTGGCAATTTCAGTATTCTCTTTTGACATCAAAAAGCCGCCGGGGTTTTTTGAGTAGCTGTTGACTTTTCTTAAACGGTCATCTAAGAGGGAATGAAGTTTCTTGTTTTCCTTATCGAAATGATAGGCTTTAAAATCACCTAAATTGCACAAAGAAATAATCCAGTCGGTTGTTTTCTCTGATTGGTAAGCTAATAAGCCGCATAGAGTTGTACCCATCATTAATTCTTTTTCTTCAAGAGCTTTCACGGCAGAATCAAAACCTTCTAAAAGTAATGCCGGCGCTTCACTTGAATAGAGGATGCCTTTCCCTTTTTGAATTTTCTCTAAAAGGTGTTTCTCTAAAGATAGACAGGCTTGATTTGCAGTTAAAAAGGAAGTTTTTCCCCAACCGCTGCCGTCTGCCCCGCAAAAAATAATGGCATTTTCACCATTTGACCCTGCGAGATACGTGAGCTGTACGACATCCGCTACTGGATCTCCTTGTCTTACAAACTCCTCTTCTTGATTAAAGGCTCTTGGGTAAAGAGAACCAATTCCAAGACAGGAAAAGTCATTACCTTTAATAGAAAACCCGTCTTCAGCCGGATCCTTTGATGGGTCTAAAAACCCATCTTCGGGAGCGAATTTAATTTCTTCTTCTATAGTTTGAAATCGATAGGGTATGGGAAAATCTAAGTCCTGAACAACCGAAGAAGCCGCTTTAGCAAGGTTTTTAAAGGAGTTAAAATCATTTAGAAATTGAAAGTTCCGGTTTCGCTTAGCTTCGGTTAAGTAGCCTTCTTTTAAAGTTAATTGCGTGCTTCCCTCTGCCCTGATCTTGGAAAGATTAAAAAAGAAGGGCAAGAAGTTTTGCTTATTGGTTAATCGGTTATATAAATCCAGGGGGTCTTGAAAGAGATCTTCATATTTATCGTAATCGTCGTAGGAAAAACAATCCCCTTCAATCATGGCCTCTAAAATGGGCATAGGAGGTGAAAATTTAGAAAGTGTCAAATGGCCTTGCAATTTGTTTAATCTTTTGAAAACATCTAAAGGGATGATTGAGAAAATTTTCTGATCAACCGCCTCATGTCTTGATAACCTTAAATCATTTAATGCCTGCAAGAAGAGAAAAGCATTTCTTGGATGAGCCAGTTTTTCTCTCATTTTTTGAGGAAGCGATTGAAAGATTTTATCTCTGCAAAGTTTTTCCATTAGGAAAAGAGGAGGAAGCTCCAAAAGAGTTTCTATTTTTAAGTATTTGTAATGCTCTTCTTTTAATTTTTTAAATTTATCTAGAATAATAGCTAAATGCACGACACTAAAGTTCCGGCATTTCTTTTTTAAGTGTGTAAGATCTCTTAGTTTAAGCTTATCGACCTGGCTAATAGATAGTTTTTTTATATTCTTTTTACTTAGGTGGGTCGGGATTTCAGCCTCTTTTTCCTTTTCTTCTTCCTCTTTTGTGCCTAGACTAAAATGAGTCTCTTCCAATTTTTTATAATCTTCTCGAGAGCCCTTTTCATTTTTAGTCCTTATAATAAGGTGGGCTACAATTTGTATTGTGTTGTAAGAGATTGGGCTTACGCTATGCTGAATGGTTAAATGGGGAAGCGGAAGAGTTTCTTCCGGAGGCGAGTAAATCGAACTAAGGACTGGAGCTGAGGAAAGGGGGACGGGAATGGTGCAGCTTCTTCTTCGATAATTTGGAATTTCAGGCTTCTCTATATATCTTCTTGTTTGTGAGGGACTTGCTTCTTGCATATAACCTCCAAAAGGAAAAAAAATTAAATTTTTATCTGTAAAATTAAAACTTTATTTTAATGTTCAAGCTATTAAAAAATAGATGTTTGTGAAAATATATGCTTTTTTATGAAGCCGAGTTGCCGGCTTAATGACCTTGATGTTTTCCTAACTTCTACTCATAATTGCAATTAAGATGTTTGTCAACTTTCATCGAAGGAGTTATCAATGGCAAAAAAATACGAATTGCCCAAATTACCTTACGAGTTAAATGCACTTGAGCCCGTAATCAGTTCGCAAATTATGGATTTGCACTACAATAAGCACCATTTAGCTTATGTTAATAATTTGAATGCAGCCCTTGAAAAATATGAAGAAGCCCAAAACAAGGGCGATCTTGATGGAATGATTTCAGCTCAAGGAGCTATTAAATTCAATGGCGGCGGTCATATTAACCACTCCATTTTTTGGACAAATTTAGCCCCGATCAGCCAAGGCGGGGGAGAGCCCCCAAAAGGCGCTCTTTTAGAGGCGATCAATAAAGAATTTGGATCTTTGGACGCTTTTATCCAAGAATTTTCCGCTCAAACAGGCGCGATTCAAGGTTCCGGCTGGGGATGGCTTGGATACAATAAAAAAAGAAAGCGTCTTGAAATTGCCGTGTGCCCAAACCAAGACCCTTTGGTTTTACAGAACTTGATTCCTCTTCTTGGGATCGATGTTTGGGAACATGCTTACTATTTGCAATATAAAAATGTAAGGCCCGATTATCTTAAAAACATTTGGAAAATCATCAATTGGAAAAATGTTGAAGAACGTTATGCAAAAGCCCAAAGTGCTTAACGCTTTCTTTTGCTGAAACAATTTGAACGAATTTCAAGTTGTTTCAGCCGAAAAATCAAAGTTGAGTTAAGATTGTAATAAACTAAAAAAAAAGATAATATTAATTTCGTCTACAATTTTTAAGAAACTTTTTTGAAGAAAGTTACTTTATTACACTAATGAAAAAAGCGTTCACTTTTAGATAAAGGTTAATATTAATGGGGCTTTTCTCTAGGGATAAACCTAAAATAAAAATTCAAACGTCTAAAAAAGACAGCTTTAGCGGTTGGCTTAAATGCACTAATTGTAACGAATTGATTCATGCCAATGAACTAGAGAAGAATTTCAGCTGTTGCCCAAAATGTGACTACCATTACCGTATAACTGTTGAACAAAGAATTGATCTTTTAACCGATCCCGGAACTTTTGAAGTCTTTTACGAAGAGCTAAAATCTACCGACCCACTCAATTTTGTCGATACTGAAAACTATCCCGAGCGTCTAAAAAAGGCGACTGAAAATACAGGCCATACTGAAGCTGTGCGTGTCGGCAGAGGAGAAATGAACGGTCTTCCCTTTGCTCTAGCTGTCATGGACTTTAATTTTATGGGCGGCTCCATGGGTTCTGTTGTTGGGGAGAGAATCACTCGCTTAATTGAATTTGCCCTTGAAAATCGACTCCCTGTCATTATTGTATCCACCTCCGGCGGGGCAAGGATGCAAGAATCTATTTTTTCTTTAATGCAGATGGCTAAGACAAGCTCTGCGTTAGCCAGACTTTCTGAGAAAAAAATCCCTTTCATATCTGTTGTGACTAACCCGACAACAGGCGGGGTTACAGCTTCTTTTGCCTCCCTTGGCGATGTGATTTTAGCTGAGCCTAATGCCCTTATTTGTTTTGCAGGACCAAGAGTTATCGAACAAACTATTGGACAGAAATTGCCACCCGGAGCGCAAAAATCAGAGTTTCTTTTAGAGCATGGAATGATAGACGATATAGTGAGACGACCTGACCTCAAATCAAAGCTATTCACGATTCTTTCATGTTTTAGTGCTAAACCTGAACATGAATAGACCTCGAAAGAATTAATATTTCCCATCCCTCATTTTTTCCTTTAAAAAAAATGAAGAGAGACTCATAAACTTACTTTCCCTATTAGGATTTTTGTATGAATAAAGAAAATAAATTTGAATCGATAGTGATTCCCGTTTTGGCAGAAAAAAATGTGGAGCTTCCTTTTTATGGCAGCGAAGGGGCCGCCGGGGCCGATGTCCGAGCGTTTATTAACGAAGACATTCTTATTAATCCAGGGGATACTCACCTTGTCCCAACAGGTCTTCGGTTTGAAATTCCTGAAGGGTACGAGATACAGGTAAGACCAAGAAGCGGCCTTGCCTTTAATCATGGGGTTACTGTTTTAAATGCTCCCGGAACCATCGATCACGACTATCGAGGGGAACTAAAAGTAATATTAATTAATCACGGAAAAGAAACTTTTGCGGTTAAAAATGGCATGCGCATTGCTCAGTTAATAGTAGCTCCTGTTTTAAGGGCTCGCTTTATTGAAACGAGCAATCTTTCGCCATCCTCAAGAGGTAATAACGGTTTTGGGAGCACCGGTGTCAACTAGTCGGTACTATTGAAATTGGCCTTAAGTCTTATTTTGCTTTGCAGTTTATTTTTAGCAAATTAAGAAGAGCGAACCTGGATCATATATAAAATAAATTTTTCATTTCTTGCTATTTTATAGCTTGGAA from Criblamydia sequanensis CRIB-18 includes these protein-coding regions:
- the accD gene encoding acetyl-CoA carboxylase, carboxyltransferase subunit beta — translated: MGLFSRDKPKIKIQTSKKDSFSGWLKCTNCNELIHANELEKNFSCCPKCDYHYRITVEQRIDLLTDPGTFEVFYEELKSTDPLNFVDTENYPERLKKATENTGHTEAVRVGRGEMNGLPFALAVMDFNFMGGSMGSVVGERITRLIEFALENRLPVIIVSTSGGARMQESIFSLMQMAKTSSALARLSEKKIPFISVVTNPTTGGVTASFASLGDVILAEPNALICFAGPRVIEQTIGQKLPPGAQKSEFLLEHGMIDDIVRRPDLKSKLFTILSCFSAKPEHE
- a CDS encoding Fe-Mn family superoxide dismutase, encoding MAKKYELPKLPYELNALEPVISSQIMDLHYNKHHLAYVNNLNAALEKYEEAQNKGDLDGMISAQGAIKFNGGGHINHSIFWTNLAPISQGGGEPPKGALLEAINKEFGSLDAFIQEFSAQTGAIQGSGWGWLGYNKKRKRLEIAVCPNQDPLVLQNLIPLLGIDVWEHAYYLQYKNVRPDYLKNIWKIINWKNVEERYAKAQSA
- the dut gene encoding dUTP diphosphatase; translation: MNKENKFESIVIPVLAEKNVELPFYGSEGAAGADVRAFINEDILINPGDTHLVPTGLRFEIPEGYEIQVRPRSGLAFNHGVTVLNAPGTIDHDYRGELKVILINHGKETFAVKNGMRIAQLIVAPVLRARFIETSNLSPSSRGNNGFGSTGVN